GATCTTCATTACGCGCCGCTCCAACTCCCACTCTTCCCCTCGGCAAAAACACGCGAGCACTAAGGCTTTCTTCCATCGTATCAGCGGACCGCTTCAGTGGACGACGGAGGGGTTGGTCGCTTTCAGATGGCGCTTCGTGGGCCTCGAGTTGCGGACTGCCTTCCAGACCGGTGTCGACTTCGCTTTCGTCGCCATAATCCTCCGTGTCTGTAGGCTGGTGTCGTTTGCGCTTTGCATGTTTACCGCTTGAAGTATGATGTTCAGATGGTGTAGGCACGACACCAACCCCTCGGCGGCTTGGAATTCCTGTCTCACGAACTCCGCCTGATCCGGTTCCAGATGCCGCGCTGCTCGGGCGTTGCGAAGGATATGGCGAATGCCCAGTGCTCGAGTGCATAGAAGCTAGCGACGGATGTACCCCTGACAAGCCTGCGGCGTGGAAAGTGGGAACCGCCGGAGGGAGCATTGGTCCCGAAGGATACGAATGTGTCGACCGCCGGTACCCCTCAGTCCCCTGAGCGTTCGACGGTGAGCCAATGCTCTCAACTTGAGCCGTGGTTGATGGCGGATCGGACCGATCTGCGCTACCGGATCCTCTGGAAGATAAGAGGCCGCTAGGTTGACGATGTGCGAGCACTTCAGACGCGGTTGACCGAAATGAGAGTTGGCCGACGAATCGAGTGAACGAATCGAAAATGTCGGCGCATTGCCGCATTGATGTGGATATTTCGGTGAGCTTACCGACGAGCTAGATCGCAAAATGAACATGTTAGTTTGGCTCGAATTACAATGGTTCAAGTTGAAGTTGAAACAAATATGCTCAGTCGCGAAACCGATGGATTGAAAAGGAAAGGAATATGCGAGTGTGGAATATATTCCGGAACTGTGGCGCTCTCTACACTTAATGAAGAGAGGAAGTATCAAATACGACTGTCTCGCAGGAGGAAACGAGTTACAATGGTAAGGCGTATATGGACTTAACGGGTGAGCAGACTTACCTCGGCTTGTTTCTCTTCAAATTCCTCTATCGACGGCCCCTCGGGCTGGCGGTCGCTACTGGCCATCGTGTAGTGTGACGCAGAGGGGCTCTTTAGCCACTGTACGCCACTCCAGTACGCGACTCAACCAACGCTGAGTGCAGTGAGAGCTGACGGTGTTGACCCGCGAGTGAGCAGGTACAGTCTGTCTCAGGAAGCGAAGTTGATGGTGTTAGGGTCCTCTCAAGGGCCAACACTACTGGGGTTGGTAACTTCGGGCTCCAATACCTCAAACCGGCAGGAAGCACCCAGAAGAATGTCAATTATGAGACAGATGAGTGTTATTGAGATTCTATCAGCCGATGATTTGCTGGGGGCAACAAGTTTCCTGCAAGTAGCGGCAGTGTTGGTGGGAGTCAAGTGCAAGTCCTAAGTGGGCCGAACTCGGCAAAATACTCCTGAGGCTAGCCCGAGTCCCACTATATCTCGAAACGGATGGCCCAATCCTAATTCAATAGACTAATCAATAAGCCCAGGTCCACATGGGACAATCCGGTAGAAGTTTTCATATGCAATTGACATTACAACATGTTTGAACGGATTGACCACAGACTCCGATCTAGGCCTCCAAATTGATTTCCACCGTCCTACGTCTGCATTAGCAGCCCAGTAGAAGTGGCCTGGTTCCGATGTCGGGAGCGGATTCTACCAGTTAAGTTATCAAACCGCTGACGACGCGATGACAGCGACCTTGGTTTCTAGTTGGAACGATAAACGAGTATCCGGTCTAGACAGCAATCTCACGAAACCCATGCTAGGAAGGTATAAACATTGAGTTTGCCGGCTTCGATTCGGTTCCAATTTCATCCGACTGAAGCGTCAGATGCTTTTGCCTACTTTGGTCAAGTCCCCCACCTGATGAGGAGGATGAGGTACCATATCAAAGAGGCACAAGTTAACATACCGGAGCGCCGGAACGCTGGCTGCCCCTGGCCGGATAGTTCGAAGATTTGCTGTAGTGCCCCTCGTATGCACCTATGCCCGCATACATATACATACGATAGCAACGCGCAGGTTAGCCTCTTAGGCCTTGAGCTATCAAACACGGTGTCTGAGATCCACTaaaggtgccaaacaaaCGTGAAAGGCAGGATGCCGGACATCGCGTGGAACAAGTTCATGCATCATAAATCACTTCTACAACATTATTATGTCCAACGAACAAAAGCACACCGCTATTTCCATTCCAAGGAAACAATGTTCTTATAAGAATCGACTGATGTAAACAAACGGCCATTTTCGAACTTGCCGGTACCGGATCGAAATTAACGCCGAACTTCAATGTTCTTTACGCCTACAAAGGTTGTTTGAAGGGTGTACTTCATATTGAGATGACGTATACGTTGGTGCTTGCTATAGTTTTGACGTCCTGTTTGAACTGTTAGTTTCTCACCCTTTGGCAATCACACCGATCACATTGGGTGAAATATAACGTCATGAACATAAATGGAGTTGGTGAATAAGAGGCTATTTTCATAACACCGATAAACGCCCATAGCATGCTGCTGTCTCATAGACAGGCCAATCAAAATAGATATCCAACTCATTAGCAGATCAACAGCTGGATGCAGCGCTCATTGTCGGCTGTCCTTCTGTACGCGTGTTTCCAACATGCATATGCGGAGATCACTTCAATCTACCAGACACAGCCACCATATGGTCGGCCGATTTTGAAATGGGTATCGATGGATTTCTGAGTGGTCGTACCTGCACTCCTCGACCTCCGCCTTAGCCCAGGAACATGACGCTCCCACCGACCGGGGTGACAGTAGTTCTTGGATCCCAATGGGGAGACGAAGGCAAAGGGAAACTAGTCGACATCTTTGCAGCAGAGGCCGATGTCTGTGCCCGTTGCGCAGGTGGAAACAACGCGGGCCATACGATTGTTGTCCAATATCCCGATGATGGTACAGTGAACGACAAAGTGCGAGGAAAGAAAATCACCTATGATTTCCATCTTCTCCCGAGTGGTTAGTTAGAGCCTCCCTCCTCTTATCCGGTGCACTAACGTCGATTATCAAGGTCTTGTAAACCCCAAATGCATATCTGTTATCGGCCCGGGTGTTGTGGTCCATGTCCCATCATTCTTTGCAGAATTAGATGCCTTAGAAGCAAAAGGTGGGCTATCCGAAAAAAGCTAGCCATGAGTTGTTGACCTGGTGACTGTAGGCTTGGATTGTAAAGGAAGACTCTTCCTATCAGACCGAGCGCATTTGGTATTTGATTTTCATCAAATTGTTGATGGATTGAAAGAGGTGGAGCTGGGAGGCAAAAGGTAAGCGATGTTGCACATCACGGACAGACCTTGATTCAGCTTCTAAACAGTATCGGTACGACCAAGAAGGGAATTGGCCCAGCCTATTCCTCAAAGGCATCGAGGTCTGGGATGCGCGTACACCATCTCTTCGATCACGAAGTATTTTCTTCCAAGTTTCGCAAGTTAGTAGAAGGCCGTTTCAAGCGCTATGGGCACTTCGACTACGACACCGAGGGCGAGATCGTTCGCTACAAGGTTTGGAGTTTGGATAAGCCTATCAACGCATACACTCATTGTTTGTAGGAACTTGCTGATCGTCTTCGTCCATACGTTATCGACTCCTTGACCTACGTACACAAAGCGCTCGAGGACGGGAAGCGCGTACTCGTTGAAGGCGCTAATGCATTGATGCTCGATATTGACTTTGGAACATACCCATTTGTAACAAGCTCCAGTACATCAGTTGGAGGTGAGAGCTTGCTCATACCCGGAAATATTTTACCCATCCGTCACACCACTTGGTTATAGGCGTCTGCACTGGTCTCGGTATCCCCCCCAAGAAGATTGGTAACGTCGTTGGCGTCGTAAAAGCTTACACAACGCGCGTTGGAGGTGGTCCTTTCCCGACTGAACAGCTGAATGTGTGTATGCCACATGGTCCAATCAGTTGCTCCGCTGATGATTCAACGATAGGATATTGGGAAACATCTACAAAGTGTTGGTGCCGAAGTTGGTGTGACCACTGGTCGAGTGCGGCGTTGTGGGTGGTTGGACCTCGTTGTGTTGCAACATTCGAACCGCGTCAACGGATATGATGCGCTCAATCTGACCAAACTGGACGTCCTAGATGGTCTGGATGAAATAAAGGTGGCAGTTGGCTACGTACTCGACGGAAACCCCATGGATGGATTCCCTGGTATGTTCTCTTGGTCAACCCCTTATCACTTCAAGACTTAAGCTCGTATCTCAGCGAACTTGGATACCCTTGAGCAGCCTGGCTTTCAAATAAAATACGAAACGCTGCCGGGATGGAAGGAGCCAATATCAAGTATACGTCAGTGGGAGAAGCTACCTGAGGCGTGCCGTTCTTACGTCCAATTCATCGAAAGGTTCTTGGGTGTTCCGGTCAAGTGGATAGGTGTTGGCCCTGGCCGGGATGCCATGATAATTAAGCCATAGTCACTAGTAGTGTAAACATTGCTTGGTAGAATCTTATGGACTATGTTATGAATGCACTTAAAATAAGGATGCTTTGAATGTAGAAATTTGAGGTTTGGTAATTGCGCGCCGACTACTGTAGGTCGAGTCCAAGTGTCGTCTCGATGAGCACTTGTTGACGAGCGGAATGAAATCCTTCCTCCCCCAACCCCTGGAGGATGGAGTGGTATTTCTCGACATCACTCAAAAGAACCTTAGATCCACCACACACAACGAACACCACCACGGGGCGTTTGCCACCCCCTGTCAATGTGACTATGTTAATACACGCGCTTGAGGGCAGGGTTTTAACTCAAACCTGATTTGGGGACGAGTTTCTCAAGCAGACCCGGAATATATGCGGGCGCCAATGTGGTTGCACATGCTAATTCTGTAAGCATCTTGTGTTCGTCTAACTCGGGGAGATCAGTTTATGTCATATAAGACTTGCAGAAACGTAACTTACCCAAGAATCCAAGGGTTGATCGCATGGCAAGCTCGTCTGGGATACTCACTGAAGTCAAACCGCCAAATTTAGTCGGGTCCAGAGTTGCTCTATCTTTCCGAGCAAGTCCCATTTCAAGCACCGATTGtgagggagaagaagcaCCAAGAGAAGCGGCCTTGGATGTGATAGCTGGGAGTTTCGCTACAGCCACTTTGGCTCTCTGGCGGCACTAGTTAGACAAGGCGGTCGTAGAATCGTCGGCTCATACCTTCACGTCAGGAGTTAGCACCGGATGGGTCGAGACCACGACATCGTCTGGGATATAACTTTGGCCGATTGGATCATCCCTATTTGCAAGTAGCGACATGTGATAACAGTTGGCTCCGATTGTTTCAAGGGCAATGACTTGAGCTGGTGGCAAGGTgtcaataagaaccccgaaTCCAACAGTGATCAAAAATATCGTTGTTATAGACTTACTACGATCCCATCCGATGCTGTTGGCTCCGAGGAGCACCCCGCCCAGTAGCCCAGCACCCCCAACACTGCACAGAATAGCATCTGGTGTAGTCCCATTTGGCAGTTGTCTATcaatttcatgaatgagcgTGGAATGCCCCTCCCATAATACTGGGTGATCTACGGAAGGAAATTTATCAATCAGAGGATCAAGTACTTCTGGAGCCTGGGTTGCAGGGGAGACCAACCATATGCGGGAACAAGTATGCTAGTAGCTTTTCGTCACTAAGAATTATATTGAAAGAGATGACACGACACTCACGCGAGATCATTCCGTGAGCAGAGCAACTCAGCACTTGCCAAAGCCTCAGAGTAGTCAGCGCCACCAATAACAACGTCCGCTCCAGCCGCGATAAGTGTTGGTTGAACTTGGTACGCGGCAGCTGGGATGTAGATCTTGGTATTTACACCTAAAAATAAGGATATACGTGTTAAATTACTATTAGAATTTTAAGCTTGGTGCACATTTACCTAGTGCCTTTCCTGCCCATGCCAGTGCCAGTCCAGCATTTCCTCCACTGGCCATTACGAGAAGAGTGTTTGAGCCATGTTGTTTGACGGCTTGCGCGGCGAATAAGGATATGCCTCGATATTTGAATGATTGCGAGGGCTGCAAAGACTACGCGTACGTAGCCCAGTGCAGTGAGTAGAGGATAGAGCGCCGAATATTGTAGTGATAGATTAAAGTGAGCACGTACTTCTAACTTCAAGTATATGTCATAGCCGAGTCGACTTGACATAAGAGCAGAGAATATTAGTGGAGTTTCTATATGCATTGGATTGTTAGGATCGATAAGAATCCTGGCCGGTCCAGTCGAAAACTCATCCATGGCATTCGCCGGTCGTGGTGATACTGCGTGGTGATACTGCATGGTGACAGTTCTACTCTATTAAAATGGGGAGATAAATAGCCTTCTCGGATTCTGGATGATTTATCATCATGGCTTGTGTTGACTGAGTCATGTCTGAGACGGCTCACGCATCTCAACGTTAAACATTCTAGCATTTTCCTTGGCTCGCGTGGGAATAATCATTGAAGCCCCCAACAATCCTATGTTGAGTGATCTGCTTTATAATTACTAGGGACAAGACAAAGATTGTTTGAAATCGGGGGAACCGGTTCGTCCGTGAGTACTAGTGTATCTAATGTAAACAAGGAGTGCCTAGTCCTATTGTGATACCTCATGAAAGGCCAACGGCGGAACCTATCATTATTAGGTTACGTGCGTCGTGTGTTTCTGCATTTCCCAATAACATATTACGATAACCCTCTGTGTCGTGAAATGTGGCCTTGGATCCACCGCATATGATGAATACGACCACAGGACGAGGTTGTTCCAAGGCTGTACTCCGACCCGTTTAATAACACCAAACTACCTGTTTTGTATGAAACGTACTTTTAGGCAAGAGCTTTTGTAGAAGACCAGGGGTGTATGCCGGGCTAAGTGTAGCTCCGCATGCGAGTTCAATCAATAGCTTTTGTTCGTCTGTACTTAAAATCATTAGTGTCAAGGTAAATCAATTAGGCTTCACTAACCTAGAAACCCAAGTACAGCTTGCATAGCTATCGTATCTGGAACGCTT
The nucleotide sequence above comes from Rhizoctonia solani chromosome 3, complete sequence. Encoded proteins:
- a CDS encoding cysteine synthase, encoding MQYHHAVSPRPANAMDEFSTGPARILIDPNNPMHIETPLIFSALMSSRLGYDIYLKLESLQPSQSFKYRGISLFAAQAVKQHGSNTLLVMASGGNAGLALAWAGKALGVNTKIYIPAAAYQVQPTLIAAGADVVIGGADYSEALASAELLCSRNDLAILVPAYDHPVLWEGHSTLIHEIDRQLPNGTTPDAILCSVGGAGLLGGVLLGANSIGWDRTQVIALETIGANCYHMSLLANRDDPIGQSYIPDDVVVSTHPVLTPDVKRAKVAVAKLPAITSKAASLGASSPSQSVLEMGLARKDRATLDPTKFGGLTSVSIPDELAMRSTLGFLDEHKMLTELACATTLAPAYIPGLLEKLVPKSGGGKRPVVVFVVCGGSKVLLSDVEKYHSILQGLGEEGFHSARQQVLIETTLGLDLQ
- a CDS encoding adenylosuccinate synthase, giving the protein MTLPPTGVTVVLGSQWGDEGKGKLVDIFAAEADVCARCAGGNNAGHTIVVQYPDDGTVNDKVRGKKITYDFHLLPSGLVNPKCISVIGPGVVVHVPSFFAELDALEAKGLDCKGRLFLSDRAHLVFDFHQIVDGLKEVELGGKSIGTTKKGIGPAYSSKASRSGMRVHHLFDHEVFSSKFRKLVEGRFKRYGHFDYDTEGEIVRYKELADRLRPYVIDSLTYVHKALEDGKRVLVEGANALMLDIDFGTYPFVTSSSTSVGGVCTGLGIPPKKIGNVVGVVKAYTTRVGGGPFPTEQLNDIGKHLQSVGAEVGVTTGRVRRCGWLDLVVLQHSNRVNGYDALNLTKLDVLDGLDEIKVAVGYVLDGNPMDGFPANLDTLEQPGFQIKYETLPGWKEPISSIRQWEKLPEACRSYVQFIERFLGVPVKWIGVGPGRDAMIIKP